Proteins encoded together in one Leptolyngbya sp. CCY15150 window:
- a CDS encoding PAS domain S-box protein: protein MDSTASVINVGGETIVQAIFHDIRDRKHYEAALQESQQFLQTILDTVPISVFWKDRTSNYLGGNQRFLQHAALSSVSELVDKTDLDLPWGATEAEDYRANDRAVIESGKAKLGLIETQYQQDGTIIWVETNKLPLRNLAGDVIGVLGTYQDITERHNAKIALQRQLALIEAAVNGIAILEDGRYLYLNSSHAALFGYPSTEELIGQSWRIMYSPEELARFDQDILPVLDERKSWQGEVIATRKDGTTFPEQLSLTIAADNLLICVCEDISDRKQAEQALRESEQRYATLAQAAPVAIFRFDLQGQCIYVNERWSDMTGKPIAFAMGDRWLETIHPDDRERSQTASQQWLQSGAAMPFQHEARILRDDGSIVWYYCQIVVETDTNGKQIGYVGTLTDISDRQAAELALNDSEIRFRRVFESNVVGMMFTDFGGQVTDANDRFLDLIGYSRADLEAHRINWTQITPPEYVESDQRAIAQLMRYGEILPWEKEYLRPDGRRVAVLIGVALLSKHDGRCVYAVVDISDRKQSENALRESEEKFRQLAEVVDAVFWILHLNRADRVYVSPAYERIWGRPCTELYVTPDAWLEMIHAEDQERVLAAIPKQIQGTFDEEYRIIRPDGIQRWIHDRAFPIRNAQGEIYRLAGIAEDITERKYSEEIIRQQAARETVLREISQRIRQSLDLQTIFDTACQEIRTCLQADRVGIFKLDPNSGYNDGEFVAESVVNGFPSVVAMRVHDHCFGENYASLYAQGRYYVVDDIYRNGLETCHTNILSEFQVRANLVMPLLCNDQLWGLLCIHQCDGPRHWHQPEIDLGQQLANQLAIAIQQAILYKQLQAELQERQRAEATITQQLRQQTALELILQQIRQSLNLPELLAIATQQVQELLGSDRVIVFQVCHDDHSQIVEEAVAPDLPRLKSMHWGDEVWSPEILEHYWQGQPRIVPDVMDDIWTGCLVDYSQTGQIQSKIVAPILQELHDSEVHRWVSPESNNKLWGVLVVHACHTRRVWHQDEAQLLQQIANQLAIAIQQSHLFEQLQQELTERQLTQQQLTERNQELLRATRLKDEFLANMSHELRTPLNAILGMSEGLQDDVFGPVNAEQIRALQTIERSGLHLLELINDILDVAKIEAGQVELDCQPTAIANLCQSSLSFIKQQALNKRIQLAVNLPLSLPDIILDERRIRQVLINLLNNAVKFTPEGGRITLEVSHWSHSREDESQTYLRFSISDTGIGISPDDIQKLFQPFVQIDSALNRRYQGTGLGLALVKQIVDLHHGQVRLTSELGVGSCFTVDLPYLSASCDGSTIDPDPPAPSSMVHSSPLILLAEDNEANIRTIASYLRAKGYQLILARNGQEAIALAQSECPNIILMDIQMPEMDGLEAMQTIRRYPQLTEVPIIALTSLAMEGDRDRCIAAGANDYLSKPVKLKQLLMAIQNQLNLGKEPS, encoded by the coding sequence GTGGATTCAACCGCCTCCGTGATTAACGTAGGAGGAGAAACCATTGTCCAAGCCATCTTCCACGATATTCGCGATCGCAAGCACTACGAAGCCGCCCTACAAGAATCCCAACAATTTCTGCAAACTATCTTAGACACCGTGCCCATCTCGGTATTTTGGAAAGATCGAACCTCCAACTACCTCGGGGGCAACCAGCGCTTTCTCCAACATGCAGCCCTCAGTTCCGTTTCAGAATTGGTGGACAAAACCGACTTGGATCTACCCTGGGGCGCAACGGAAGCGGAAGACTATCGCGCCAACGATCGCGCCGTCATCGAAAGTGGCAAGGCTAAACTTGGCCTTATCGAAACTCAGTACCAACAGGATGGCACGATCATCTGGGTTGAAACCAACAAACTCCCCCTGCGTAATCTGGCCGGCGATGTTATTGGGGTTCTGGGCACCTATCAAGACATCACCGAACGTCACAACGCCAAAATTGCCTTACAACGCCAGTTGGCGTTAATCGAAGCCGCCGTGAATGGCATCGCCATCCTTGAAGATGGGCGTTACCTGTATCTCAACTCTTCCCATGCGGCATTGTTTGGCTATCCAAGTACGGAGGAACTGATCGGCCAGAGTTGGCGAATTATGTACTCTCCTGAGGAACTAGCACGGTTTGATCAGGACATTTTGCCTGTTTTAGATGAGCGGAAGTCCTGGCAGGGAGAAGTGATCGCAACTCGCAAAGATGGCACAACCTTCCCTGAGCAGTTGTCACTGACGATCGCGGCAGATAACCTCCTGATTTGTGTTTGTGAGGATATTAGCGATCGAAAACAGGCAGAACAGGCACTACGGGAGAGCGAACAGCGCTATGCCACGCTAGCTCAAGCGGCCCCTGTGGCCATTTTTCGCTTCGATCTTCAAGGACAATGCATCTACGTCAACGAGCGCTGGAGCGACATGACTGGCAAACCGATCGCCTTTGCCATGGGCGATCGCTGGCTAGAAACCATCCATCCTGATGATCGGGAGCGCAGCCAGACGGCAAGCCAGCAATGGTTGCAGTCCGGCGCGGCTATGCCATTTCAACATGAAGCTCGAATTTTGCGCGATGACGGCAGTATTGTCTGGTACTACTGTCAAATTGTTGTTGAAACCGATACGAACGGAAAACAGATTGGATACGTGGGCACGCTGACTGATATCAGCGATCGCCAAGCGGCAGAACTAGCTCTCAACGATAGCGAAATCCGTTTTCGGCGAGTGTTTGAGTCCAACGTAGTGGGAATGATGTTTACCGACTTTGGCGGTCAGGTCACAGATGCAAACGATCGCTTCCTAGACCTCATTGGCTACAGCCGGGCTGACTTAGAAGCCCATCGCATCAACTGGACACAGATCACCCCTCCAGAGTATGTGGAATCTGACCAGCGGGCGATCGCTCAGTTAATGCGCTATGGAGAGATCTTGCCTTGGGAGAAGGAGTATCTGCGTCCCGATGGTCGTCGCGTCGCGGTCTTGATCGGCGTCGCCTTGCTCTCTAAGCATGATGGTCGCTGTGTTTATGCTGTGGTGGACATTAGCGATCGCAAGCAATCAGAAAATGCCCTGCGGGAAAGTGAAGAAAAGTTTCGCCAACTTGCCGAAGTGGTCGATGCGGTCTTTTGGATTTTGCATCTGAATCGCGCTGATCGGGTCTACGTTAGCCCTGCCTACGAGCGGATTTGGGGTCGTCCCTGCACCGAACTCTACGTGACGCCTGATGCCTGGCTTGAAATGATTCATGCTGAAGACCAGGAGCGAGTGTTAGCGGCTATTCCCAAACAAATCCAAGGTACCTTCGACGAAGAATATCGAATTATTCGCCCCGATGGCATCCAGCGCTGGATTCATGATCGGGCCTTCCCCATCCGCAATGCCCAGGGCGAGATTTACCGTCTAGCCGGTATTGCTGAAGATATTACTGAGCGCAAATACAGTGAAGAAATTATTCGTCAGCAAGCAGCACGAGAAACCGTCCTGCGGGAGATCAGCCAGCGTATTCGCCAATCCCTCGACCTACAGACCATTTTTGACACCGCCTGTCAGGAAATTCGCACCTGCCTGCAAGCCGATCGGGTGGGCATTTTCAAGCTTGACCCCAACTCTGGCTACAACGACGGCGAATTTGTGGCGGAGTCGGTGGTCAACGGCTTCCCTTCCGTGGTGGCCATGCGGGTGCATGACCACTGCTTTGGTGAAAACTATGCCAGCCTCTATGCCCAAGGGCGCTACTACGTCGTAGACGACATCTACCGGAATGGCTTAGAGACCTGCCATACCAACATTTTGAGCGAGTTTCAGGTGCGGGCCAACTTGGTCATGCCCTTGCTCTGCAACGATCAGTTGTGGGGGCTACTGTGCATTCACCAATGCGACGGCCCTCGCCATTGGCACCAGCCTGAAATTGATCTAGGACAGCAACTGGCCAACCAGTTGGCGATCGCCATCCAGCAGGCCATTCTCTACAAGCAACTCCAGGCCGAATTGCAGGAACGCCAGCGAGCAGAGGCCACTATCACCCAGCAACTGCGGCAGCAAACGGCCCTAGAGCTGATTCTGCAACAGATTCGGCAGTCCCTGAATTTGCCAGAACTGTTGGCGATCGCTACCCAGCAGGTGCAGGAACTGCTGGGTAGCGATCGGGTGATCGTGTTTCAGGTTTGCCACGATGACCACAGCCAGATCGTTGAGGAGGCCGTTGCCCCCGACTTGCCCCGCCTTAAATCTATGCACTGGGGGGATGAAGTCTGGTCTCCAGAGATTCTAGAACACTACTGGCAGGGACAGCCCCGGATTGTGCCAGACGTGATGGACGACATCTGGACAGGTTGTTTGGTGGACTATTCCCAGACCGGACAGATCCAGTCCAAAATTGTCGCCCCAATTCTCCAAGAACTGCACGATTCCGAAGTCCATCGCTGGGTGTCTCCCGAGAGCAACAATAAACTGTGGGGAGTGCTAGTGGTTCATGCCTGCCATACCCGGCGGGTCTGGCATCAAGACGAGGCCCAGCTTTTGCAGCAAATTGCCAACCAACTAGCGATCGCCATCCAGCAATCCCATCTGTTTGAGCAGTTGCAGCAAGAACTCACCGAGCGCCAGTTGACCCAACAGCAGCTCACCGAACGTAACCAGGAACTGCTCCGTGCCACCCGCCTCAAGGATGAATTCTTGGCCAACATGAGCCACGAACTTCGTACCCCGCTCAATGCCATTCTGGGTATGTCTGAAGGCTTGCAGGATGATGTTTTTGGCCCGGTAAATGCAGAACAAATTAGAGCATTGCAAACCATCGAGCGTAGCGGCCTGCATCTCCTAGAGTTGATCAACGACATTTTGGACGTTGCCAAGATTGAGGCTGGACAAGTTGAACTAGACTGTCAACCTACAGCGATCGCTAACCTCTGCCAATCCAGCTTGTCCTTCATCAAACAGCAAGCGCTCAACAAGCGTATCCAACTAGCGGTTAACTTACCTTTAAGCCTGCCGGATATTATCCTAGATGAACGGCGCATCCGCCAAGTGTTGATCAACCTGCTCAATAACGCCGTCAAATTTACCCCTGAGGGTGGACGTATTACCCTAGAGGTTTCTCACTGGTCTCACAGTCGAGAGGATGAATCTCAGACGTATCTTCGTTTTTCAATTAGCGACACCGGGATCGGCATTAGCCCGGATGATATCCAGAAACTCTTCCAACCCTTTGTGCAAATTGATAGCGCCCTCAACCGCAGATATCAAGGTACAGGATTGGGGCTAGCGCTAGTGAAGCAGATCGTTGATCTTCACCATGGGCAGGTTAGGCTCACCAGTGAGCTGGGCGTTGGCAGTTGCTTTACAGTTGATTTACCCTACCTATCGGCCTCATGTGACGGAAGTACCATTGACCCAGATCCACCTGCCCCATC